TTAATCTTTGAATTGTGTCATTGTATTATCGAtcttattaattgttgtaatatcACGTAACCTTAATCCAGCTGCaaagacgggttaggggtgttacaaagggCTTCATTCGAAATATTACATAAATGagtataacaataataataaatagtttcTTCTCTATCtattcttaaattttcaaacttaaaagtAAGGATTTTGAGTTTGGATATGCGAATTGATACATTACTTTCATGTTGATTTTGGAGAACTGTCCATTCATCTTTGGCAAATTCACACATGGAAATAATTTCGAATTGTTTAATATTTGCTCCACTGAAGATTGCATTCAATGGTTTCAAATACATTGTACaaccttttcttcttcaacaaTATATCTACCTTTTTTTTAGGGTCATGCCAtcattaacaatatttttaggTTGAGTCCAACCATCTTTAATAACTCTTCATGCCCTTTTATTAATGGACTTTATAAATGCTTTTATCCTAACCTTCTAAACATCATAATTTGAGATATAAAGTTACCTTCCTTCATGGCCTCTATTAATAGAAACCGGATTTAAGATCCTCTTTAAGTATGTCTAAAGaaaagctttgataccaattaaaAAACACACCGGTTTGCAGACATTGCACTTTTTTTGTCAAAAGTGATGTCACAAAAACTATTTTGATAGAACTATGAagcaaattataacaaaaaaaaaaaccaaagtaTAAAATGGGACCAAGATTGTTTACGTAGTTTGAATAATAATCCTTCCTTTGCGAAGCCTTTCTCAGAGAATGAATCCACTAAACAACTTTCACTATATACCCTATGCTTAAGGCTTTAACTACCCAATAACATAAGGTATAACCAATCTCACCCTCATATACAAGTGAATGAAACTCTCAATAAAATCTTAAGATATCAGTGATAAActacttaataaaaatatctctGAAAGGACATAATCAACTTTCAAAACCCATGCCAAAGTGTGTAACTCAACAACCTTTATATAGGCAACACATGTTACATTTAAACATAGTATGATCTTATCTTATCAACTTGTTTTTGAACTTTAAATTATCATTGAATGTTTAACTGATAAACCAAGTTCACAATGCCTGATAAGACTCATTTAAAAACCCTCCTAACTGATCGGATAACAATCATTCTTAGGTAAAAGAGTCACTGTGAAATACAAACTCTTCTAGATCTTCAAAAACAATCTGTCTTTCTCATAACCATAGACTTTGTGCAAGTTGATCTAATTCccatttaacaaattaattgttcattttctatctattttgagTTGCAAAATATCTATTACAAACATATAAGTAAAAAGTTGCCGATCTAATAAGAtatgtatttattgttttagttttttgtaAAAACTCATGTTGCAAAATTAAGTGTAACAAAACTTTTTAACAGAAAATGTTCGAACATCTATAAAACCTATTTGCctcaaaatttaaagaaaaattatacatttttcatATAAGTAAacctattaattaatttttattaaataaatctgatctagataagtgaaataaaaataataaattttagttaagatattatttctataaaattttagatttcacataaaaatatattgataatattttattaaataaaataacttttaataagTGGAATTACATTTGTGAATTTCATTAAagatatcaattcaataaattgtttaaGTTTTGTATGTTAAGTAATCTACTATGAATTGAGAACATAAAAAACTCATAAATCAATTAAGTAAATCATAAATTGGTTAATTAAATGtgataaatttatcaacttaaaACATGAGAAATACGAAAATATAATGACTAATCCCCTCATTGCGGAGGTTCTTCGAAGAGTTAAATGGTTGGTCATGGAATATACTCCATTCCTATAGATAAAGATTGAACCCCTAACCTCATGATTAAAGAATGAGGTGAGCAACCACCACCCCactttctattattattattattatttatcattcatgCTCTATTGGGTCTAAAAGTTAAGCGATTTTCTTagacaaaaattaatagttaaaaataatttaaatattaaatattgtgATAAATCTGTACTACTGTATATAGAGGAATGTCTTTTGTACCTTCATACTTGACCCATGTTGAAgccttccttttttctttttctttttcttttttttttcttcattttatacaatatcAGTCAAATATCACTTTGAATCCCTTTACTCGgcactagaggtgctcatgggccgggccgggccgggccgggttcgggctgggcccataaaaaatttcagcccatttactaggcccgggcccgacccggcccgaaatatgggcctgatattttgcccaggcccggcccgtgaaaaaaatatgaagcccgagcccggcccggcccgtttttttttttacttaaaagttaaaactaattgttattaattttatatcaaatatcaaattgtaattttttatatataatgaacaaaaaaataaaataagattacttatttgaatttaattacaaacaatcaaatcttaaaaataaaatatgattataatatacaagtaattacaaacaattaatttgaatttaattacaaacaatcaaatcttaaaaataaaaaattattataatatacaagtaattacaaacaattCTGGCAAACCTtgcataaaagaaaaagaacattgATTTTATGACCAGTTGCTTGAGTCTGCATTGTAATCCAAGGCTTAGGCAAACGTAATTCAGTCTTAAGCCAAGATAAAGTAGGCAATAACTAAATAGTGATGAACACAAAGTCAATTGGCATTGGTCCAAACTATGATAAAGAGGAGCTACTCTTAGCAACTAGGaaaaatatgacataaaaagacatcaacttaatatttttcccATGAAGCAAAAAAAGAACATTTTAACACCATACATCAATGGCAAGCAAGACCAAGTCATTTTGCCTCTATATTAATAGATTTTCCAGCAGCAATCTGAAACACAACTCCATAAGTTAAGCTATCATAAAGATACAATTATGGCTATAATAGTGCTACAGAgctttataaactttaaaatacaGCAGCCAAGTACATTCAAATAATAAACTTGAGCAAAAGGCTACAGAAGAAAAAAGCAAACTTTAAAATACAGCAGCCAAGTACATTGAATAATCAATGCCCATATTGATAAACAGAAGGCCAACAACCACAATAATGAAGAGACATTTAAGCCATCTAAGAACAAACATAAGCATCCATGTTGATCAGATTCACCAACACCATGCAACAACTTATAGAAagatatagaaaaaaaaaaggcttatgAAAACAactaaacatgaaaaaaataccTGCATATATCGCACAACAGTACTAGTATAATCAACAGCTCTCCTTTGGGTCAGCTTTCTCATTCTTTTCACAGCAAAATTGTCACCATGagctgaaagaaaaataaaagaatttcgtCAGAACTAAAATTTAGATAGCCTAACTTCTCTGAATTGTAACTCATCTAAACAGGACATATCCAACAAATAACTAGAACGAACAACACAAAGGAGGGAGGTACTAGAATCAATAACCCAAAGAAACAGTTGATTTCTATGTTTAGCCCAACCTATGTCTAGGCTGTTCACAAAACCAGGACGTTAAAACAGAGTCCCATTTCTAATCATCTAGGTGCCAGCAGAACAAATGGAAATTTGCACAATGTAAACAGTATTAAAATTTGCAAGGGAGATTTAAGCAACACAATCTCTCAGCAGGTCACAAGCAAGAAAAGAACGGATACATCAAATGAAATTATACATCTACGGTCACAAGCAAGTGAGGGAACTGATtcgaataaaaatgaaaatcaaaaagcacaaagcaaaaaacaaattcaaaggTTAACAGCAAACTCACCTTTGAGAAGACGAAGAAGGCTAGAAGCAGTAAGCACTGTGGAGTCGTGGAGTCGTGGACGTGGAGTCGTGAATCGGTGGGGGTGGAGTTGGATCCGATTTGGGGGAAAAAAAGGGAGGgaaggggttagggatttatcTGGGGTCGGGGGGGAAATGGGAAATGTattaatgacaaaaaaaataaaaaaattatattaattaaattcgggccaggccgggcccgggctaaaaaaattttacccaaggcccggcccgtttttaaaACGGGCCTAATTTCTTACCCAAAcctatatttcgggcctatatttttacccgaaccctcccatatttcgggcgggccgtcgagccgggccgggccacccggcccatgagcacctctactcggcacatgttcaatttttctttttgcattttacgGAAATGGTCAAATATCACTTTTGGTCTCTCTACTAGGcctaaaattaatctttatacttgaATTTCTACAATAATttagttctattttttttataatatttagtctaaatagttaatattattaactactcgataaaaaattttatgtgaatttttaaaataaaatactattctaacaaaaaattttattttgacatgATGAGTTGAAAtaagcccttttaaaaattcacGCTACCAAAATTATTAACGTGCtaattatttggattaactAATGAcatgatttttccttttttagttattataagataatggtaaaattgtagttttaatttctttattatgcTCACAtatgatatttaatatttatggtttaattttacataatttagtcctttacttTTAAAATGCCATTTATTAGtccaaataatttatatacttatatgtgatagttatcttattattttactatcatatccaTTGTACGTTGACAAGtgtttaagaataaaaaaaaaagttatttgttATTGAAAAGCTAAAGGTGATTACTTTATAAACGtcttggcaaaaaaaaaaaaagactatgAATGTGGCAAAGtggcaaaaaaaaattatctatcaaatttgttagagttgtgtgactcgAATCCCATTTGATCCGGCCTGAAAAGTTCGAGATGCAACTcacatgttaaaaaaataaaatagagaggcAAAATTGGAGATCTGTTGATACGGACCTTGCCGCATAAGTTGAATTCATATAAAACTATAATTCGTCTATTAGACATGTTGTTTAACCTTTGAAAACTGCGCATAGCCACAAACCTCTTGTATTGTTgcttttcaacattagtgaatttctcctcctctacccgtggttttttttccGATAAGgatttttcacgtaaaatctgcgtgttcttattttttttttcttattgatttGTGATCATTCCTACTATGTATAACAAAATTCACGTCCATTGcaattttatgatattaataattggagatgaattttaaatttaaaaataaggagattaaattcttaaaataaatatataaaaataaaaaatattttaacttttaaaatatattttaattgaaaacaaatagCCCAACGCAACCATACTGTTGGTTATAAAAAGGGTTGTCAAGTTTATTGGCATGTGAATATAAGGTTGGGATTCATCCATCGTTcaatatatatcaattattaAAAGATTGTCTCATCATGTGTACCTTAGTCAATCATTAGATTTTCTTGCGCATTAGAAAATGCTTTTGCACTtcaattcatattattttatcttacaGTATAgcatcatattttcataatttgaatCGATTTCTTAGAAATGATATCTAATTAAACCAACCAAATGCATAATTTAACTGTGTTATTTAGAACACTTGTGTACCCaataaaaagttacaaactTTTTACAAAAACAATTACAAGGACAAACCCTTTCCACAagaggggaaaaaaaaagacaagCTAAAACATCTAGGAGATTCTTGCCTCCTGATTGCATGCATGAATCAAGTTGAAGGACATTGACGTAACCTTGAGAAGCTTAATTGCTTTAAATCTATTGAATTATATACATGTGCCTAGTGGCAAGCAGAGGCGCCTTCGTGCAGCACCGCGAGTAAATGACCTCCAATGGATAACAGCTCTTAACTTCAACCACCTAGCTTTGGGCCACACATCTCTGCTCTCTCCCATGCTTCTCTGGTTATTGACATCAAAGTTTGTAGAAGACGATTCGGATGCTGCCGGGGTTGAAACAGATCCACTGGCATATCCCCATGCTGGAGTAGTTGAAATCCAAATTGGCATTTCAGCTTCAGAATTATCCTCTGTAGCAAAATGGTCATCTGACAAAAATGACAAACTGTTCTCTCCATTGGAATGGAAGATCCCCCCCATTCTGAAGCTGTTTCTTAGCGTTGGATTAAAAGCTTGAATTGCAAGCTCATCCTGTGGTAAACAATCCTGTAACTGATTTGTATCTTCCATTTCATAGACATAGGATGTTGAGGATTGGTTGAGATTACCATGTGGTGTATCTGGTTTATCTGCTTACATACAATGAATTCGATCAAGAAGACTTTATGTTATAGCCTGCACTATGTACTTCGGAACGACGACTATACATGTCTGTACTAGAAAATTCTTGTACCTTCGTTTTCAACTGAGAGTTCAGGTTGTTGCAGAAGTAAATTTGGGATGCAAAGTGGCTCAGGCAAAAAATTTGTCAAGGGCATCAAGGGTCTGATAGTTGCTCGCTGATCAACCGAAACTAGGTCCCCAACATTCTTGTAAGCTTGTCTCTTTGCATCTTCCACCAGAAGCTGAAAATTAAGCAGAGAAAACATTCAATCTTAAGTCATATGGAACATATCCGAGGTGAAGTATGGTAAATGATTTGCAATGATTGACTGTCCATGGATATGACACACTAACCTTTTGTGAAAAGGTCATATTTTCCACTGGCTGGTAATTCTGGCCATCAAATGTAGCTGCCTCAACTCTGTAAATGGAGTTTAATAGGAGTCCAACGCTTTGTGCGGTTCCATAGTAGGAATACCACTCATCATCATCAAGAACACAAGATAAAGCATGTTCTATGATTGTGTCCCATACCCTATTTGAGATCCCACAACCAAGTATCTGCAGTAATTAATGTCACAACACAGATTGGTTCAgcagaatgaaaaaaaaaaaaaaggtgcaTCAACACCTATATTATTCCTAACTCTTCGTTTCCCTAAATTGTCGGTgctaataatatatttttcagatATATGTATTTGTATCTGCGATCATCTCAAGTCAAGTAACATAGACCATGACAATAACATGTATGCTTGAAGTTTTGTGATTGAAATTAAGAATTATTCGCTTACATGGCGCAGTGCAGATGAATCAATAATATGCAACCGCAGGAAGTCCTTGACAGTGAAAATATTATTAGAGGTTAGCCGTTTATTGAAGGTACCATCTTTGGCTATCCTTTCCAGACGCCATACTTCATCATGCAGGAAGGGAGGGTAGTGCTTCTTGTATACtgcatagatatatatatattccaatgATAAGTTCTACAAAAGAGATTATAGAAGCTTAAGTTTAAAAGAACCTTTGAACTATG
The nucleotide sequence above comes from Gossypium raimondii isolate GPD5lz chromosome 13, ASM2569854v1, whole genome shotgun sequence. Encoded proteins:
- the LOC105784083 gene encoding calmodulin-binding protein 60 B, producing MMFPSKRPAPDEADERCESMVPEPKRRATLENAVRSIMGFGGLSLNRIVLNLEPMLRSWVREEAEKAILSSFHPSSRSSLNQIEASRGRSLQLRFVNKLPSTIFTGSKVEAEDGNTIKIILVDAMTETMVSSGSLSSIKIEIVVLNSEFGADERQDWTENEFNASVLRERQGKRPLVTGDVSITLVDGVGNVDNVIFTDNSSWIRSRKFRLGARIVQRISGESKIREATSEAFIVKDHRGELYKKHYPPFLHDEVWRLERIAKDGTFNKRLTSNNIFTVKDFLRLHIIDSSALRHILGCGISNRVWDTIIEHALSCVLDDDEWYSYYGTAQSVGLLLNSIYRVEAATFDGQNYQPVENMTFSQKLLVEDAKRQAYKNVGDLVSVDQRATIRPLMPLTNFLPEPLCIPNLLLQQPELSVENEDKPDTPHGNLNQSSTSYVYEMEDTNQLQDCLPQDELAIQAFNPTLRNSFRMGGIFHSNGENSLSFLSDDHFATEDNSEAEMPIWISTTPAWGYASGSVSTPAASESSSTNFDVNNQRSMGESRDVWPKARWLKLRAVIHWRSFTRGAARRRLCLPLGTCI